ATaccaagtatgtatattttggcTTCACAGAGTACATGGAGGTTCCTAACACTGAATTATGGTTTAGGTACGGAACCTCATCATCACATAAACGACTCCGATAGTTGTTTTCAATCGTTCTTGAccgctttttttaaaaatattttgtacttttagtgattaaaataaaaaaaatttaccaaatggAGAATGTAAATGTTTGTCGAACATGTTTAAGTGACACAAATCCACTTTctgatatttttacaattttaaaaacccatgataatttttctataacgCTAATGGCGTGTACTTCTATTCAAGTATATACATTTAACTTTGGTAGAactagacaaggtatgctcttaTGAAAGGCAGGAATAGGATGGGGACATTCTCTTACTCTCTCACACGGTACCCAGTCACCGCCATATTGCTTATGTCATATTTGTTGAcagtaaatatgtaaaaaaattattaaacaaataaatcaacTTGACAGTTCGAatgtaaacaaacaatcaatATGGCGGTAACTGGGTACCGTGTGAGAGAGATTACTGAGAGTGAGAGCATTCCCCCAACCTACGCCTACCTGCACAAAGAGCATAACTTGTCTGATTCTACCAGGCATTTAacgtaaagatatttttaacgaTTTCTAAATTATGGTCTGATTTTAGATAATGGAAAACGATTGTTTACCAAAATACATCtgcgaaaattgtcaaaatatgCTAACATCTATGCATAAGTTTCGTAGCATGTGTTTATTGTCCGAAtcaatttgcttaaaatataCTGAATCACTCGATGAAACTCCTTTAGAGTACATAAAAAATTCTAGACTGAAAAACCTGAACCATTATTACGAGAATTCAGGTGATTTAGAAGTCGATCCTGACTACTTAAGTCAAAGCAATTCCCGATCATCATCCCCACTCCATGATGAAAATGAACGTAATTCATCAAGATCTCCATCACCTCTTCACGAAATCCAACAAAATAATCGAACAAAATTTCGTCAAAAACCCGAAAAAGAACTTCGAATCTGTTACATATGTGGAAAAATGACATTATGTTTAACCGAACATTTGGTAACACATCGTAATATACGCGATTGGAAGTGTGAACAATgtggaaaatgtttttcaaatcgTGTCGCTGTTCGAAAACATCAAGCTGTCCATAATCCACAAAAAGTGCATGTTTGTGAAAAGTGTGGTTCATCGTTTACAACAAAACATACATTAACACGACATATACGAACTGTTCATTTTCCAACAAAACAATTTGAGTGCTCAATATGTGGAAAACGTTTTGAAAATGCGTACAATTTAAAAGTGCATAAAATGAAACATAGTGGTGAAAAACCGTATAAATGTAAACATTGTCCCGAACAATTTACATGTAAGATTAAATTTCGTGAACATAATATTCAGTTACATAACGTAAaaccaattaaattatataagtgcgaaaaatgtaatttaacatttgtatataattttcaattattagcGCATCAAAAACGACCGGAACATGAAGCGGGTGGTTTGTTCCAATGTACaatttgtttggaaaaatttgaaaaacaacgtttatatcaaaaacatattaaattaaaacatgaaaagaaaaatcatgAGGAAAAATCAAATGTAATTGTACATTGTGAAATTtgtaagaaaagttttaaacaaatacgATATTTAAAACGACATGAAAAGTTACACGATGAAAATGGTAAGAAATATAAATGTGAGACGTGTGGTAAAGGATTTTTATGTAATGCATTTTTAAAGGAACATGAACGGATTCATACGGGAGAAAGACCtgcaaaatgtgaaatttgtaataatgcGTATATTTCTTTTAGACAATtgaaaaaacatgttaaaacACATCAAATCGAAGataggtaataaattttgaaaaccgacaattttttttttttggtacaggaccctaaactcgcacttgaattATGGTAGAACTAAACAAGGTATGCTCGATGTAGGAATTGTTTTGGTTCAGTAGGTGCATGTACCcttaatgagacaacttagcgatcccagcgcttattttgtccatattttggggacaatattttctattgcgatcgttctccttctttataacctccatgatgTACCCAGTCGACGCCATTTTAGCTTTTTCCCGCTTCCTGattcaaatgttgtaaaaaacatGAATACGTTTGTGTAAACAATCTTTGTGTGAAAAATAGTTCCtgacaatgaataaataattaatgattaatgaactttttccgcctcagattttttcaatgtttaatatgtaaacaaaacaatGACCAATTTGACAGCTCAAATGGAATAGTGAAGGCGCTGAGTGCCTACAAATGGATTTTTAAACtatagaacaaattttttttatgtataattatgtGGGATTTTCTTTCGCTAAAGGCTCGCTATCgacttataaactaataatgtgtcggaaaaatgaaaacttaatacttacaatCGTGCTAGTTTCGTTGCTATTTCATAAAACGTATTATCAtgtgcataaaattaaaatatagactcatacctttaaaatgaataccttaaagtacaaaaatatttttaattggccAATCTACGGCCGTTTCAAACCAAGCGCTTCGCGCCGATCTTATGcattatcatttttgtatacaatGTTAATAATATCTCCACACCTATTGGTCCtatcaagacgaataaaaaaataaatatttgcttttacatgtttgaataaaataatatttgtatactaaattttcaataacttaggagctatggccgtataaacaatttatttgtttataacaacccccccccccctttgaGATATGAGCAAGCTGAAAATTCAGATTGGTCAAAATACTTCgatacaaaatacaatacactccttgttcggtaggacctaaaatgtatacaaaacatactcagcgcctacactataaataaataagcaatatGGCGCTGACTGGGTACCGTGCAAGAGAGTGAGAGAATGTCCCCATCCTACTCCTACCAACAAAAGAGCATACCTTGTTTAGTTCTTAAAAGTCTAAGGACACTATCCATTAAAACAACTTATTCccttaaagctttttccaaactaagcagattttgaagatcatcgccaattttttagttttttcgggtacggaacagacacagacagacaaacacacacacacatagcggtctaGATATGAATTAAAAGTCAAGCGGCCTCTGAGGTTAGGTTAGGATGCAGCGAATGAAGAATGAGCACCTCACAGAAAGCTCTCGCTAACAAATTAGTACATCCATCAAATTGAGCTCCAAAAACTCGTCAAGGAAAAGACGTCTTTTACGCAATTAAATAGCCAAATCGCTTAGGAGTTAATCATTCTGGAAGATGATCAATGGTTGCATTTCAAGTGTTTCGCTCGCCTGATTATTTACTTGTAATAGCGAAGATAAAGGTTGATATTTATGCCGCTATGGCGCTGAAATCTTAATTAAAACCCGCAATATCTTGgaaacttaatttattaaataattatttacagattttgattcatttttacAACAAGTAATAACAACAGTTGAAATAACTTAAATCTTATCTATTATCTACTAACCACTCTCACTGGAACACAGCGCAGAGGGGTTTGAGTTTAAGAAACGTTTAACGTATCCTGCGTCAAACATGTCGAGATCGTATATTAGACAAGATGGCTCTTCCCCAAATCTTTCGACAAGATCTTCCAATAGAATatctaaatttacaaaattatctgGTTTTTGCAtctgaatcaatatttttcagaacTTCCTCGGGATTCGTTTCTCCAacaacttgtttatgatgtttaattaatttatcatctTCCGTTGCTTCCGCGTGCCTCCTATAAATTTCTTGTACCCGCTGTTCACGATCATTCTTCCATTGATATTGCCAATATCTAGCCTCTTCTAACGACATACCCGTTAATTTTGTAATTCCATATGATAGAATACCAGCAGTACCACCTAATACGGAGCCTAATACACCACCAACTAACATGGCTCGTGGACCACCGTTAAATTTATATAGTGTTCCACTTAGAGCGCCTGCACCAACATATTCAATGATACCAGATTTCCCTCTGTATACGGAAAATGCTGTTGTGAATCCAACATAGGTGAACGTAAATAATCCTAAACGCCAACCCCATTGAAAAGCTCCTTTTGCAAAGCTCATTGTTACAGCATCTTGCAGTTGTTTCTAACAAGAAAGAAATGAGACTTGGTGAGTTTTGAATAACGCTCAGGACCGAA
This genomic interval from Chrysoperla carnea chromosome 1, inChrCarn1.1, whole genome shotgun sequence contains the following:
- the LOC123304882 gene encoding zinc finger protein 708-like; the encoded protein is MACTSIQIMENDCLPKYICENCQNMLTSMHKFRSMCLLSESICLKYTESLDETPLEYIKNSRLKNLNHYYENSGDLEVDPDYLSQSNSRSSSPLHDENERNSSRSPSPLHEIQQNNRTKFRQKPEKELRICYICGKMTLCLTEHLVTHRNIRDWKCEQCGKCFSNRVAVRKHQAVHNPQKVHVCEKCGSSFTTKHTLTRHIRTVHFPTKQFECSICGKRFENAYNLKVHKMKHSGEKPYKCKHCPEQFTCKIKFREHNIQLHNVKPIKLYKCEKCNLTFVYNFQLLAHQKRPEHEAGGLFQCTICLEKFEKQRLYQKHIKLKHEKKNHEEKSNVIVHCEICKKSFKQIRYLKRHEKLHDENGKKYKCETCGKGFLCNAFLKEHERIHTGERPAKCEICNNAYISFRQLKKHVKTHQIEDR
- the LOC123304901 gene encoding RPII140-upstream gene protein: MLRKIFGNSAIVISGVLPFNWEWENFDQIKTTTKASQAFYNRNAENETGWDRLYLMFSLDEFNNFSPELNSTMQAGFMGLFIGACYGGFIRSRVAYLDFMERNQATAFKSHLDAKKQLQDAVTMSFAKGAFQWGWRLGLFTFTYVGFTTAFSVYRGKSGIIEYVGAGALSGTLYKFNGGPRAMLVGGVLGSVLGGTAGILSYGITKLTGMSLEEARYWQYQWKNDREQRVQEIYRRHAEATEDDKLIKHHKQVVGETNPEEVLKNIDSDAKTR